One segment of Trachemys scripta elegans isolate TJP31775 chromosome 1, CAS_Tse_1.0, whole genome shotgun sequence DNA contains the following:
- the CCT8 gene encoding T-complex protein 1 subunit theta isoform X2: MAMHVPKAPGFAQMLKEGAKHFSGLEEAVFRNIQACKELAQTTRTALGPNGMNKMVINHLEKLFVTNDAATILRELEVQHPAAKMIVMASHMQEQEVGDGTNFVLVFAGTLLELAEELLRMGLSVSEVIEGYEKACKKALEILPDLVCCSAKNLHDVEEVASLLHTSVMSKQYGNEIFLAKLIAQACVSILPNSGHFNVDSIRVCKILGSGISASSVLHGMVFKKETEGDVTSVKDAKIAVYSCPFDGMITETKGTVLIKTADELRNFSKGEENLMDLQVKAIADAGANVVVTGGKVADMALHYANKYNLMLVRLNSKWDLRRLCKTLGATALPKLIPPTLEEMGHCDSVYLSEVGDTQVVVFKHEKEDGAISTIVIRGSTDNLMDDIERAIDDGVNTFKVLTRDKRLVPGGGATEIELAKQIASYGETCPGLDQYAIKKFAEAFEAIPRALAENSGVKANEVLSKLYAVHQEGNKNVGFDIEAETAAVKDMLETGVLDTYLGKHWGIKLATNAAVTVLRVDQIIMAKPAGGPKPPSGKKDWDDDQSE; the protein is encoded by the exons caTTTTTCAGGATTAGAAGAAGCTGTATTTAGGAACATACAGGCATGTAAGGAGCTTGCCCAAACAACCCGTACTGCTCTTGGACCAAATG GAATGAACAAAATGGTTATCAATCATCTTGAGAAGCTTTTCGTGACAAACGATGCTGCAACTATCTTAAGGGAGTTGGAG GTCCAACACCCTGCTGCAAAAATGATTGTAATGGCTTCCCATATGCAAGAGCAAGAAGTTGGAGATGGAACAAACTTTGTCCTTGTTTTTGCTGGAACCCTTCTTGAGCTAGCAGAGGAACTTCTGAGGATGGGACTTTCAGTTTCAGAG GTGATAGAAGGTTATGAAAAAGCTTGCAAGAAAGCCCTAGAAATTCTTCCTGACTTAGTATGCTGTTCTGCAAAGAATCTGCATGATGTTGAAGAAGTGGCATCTTTGCTGCACACCTCAGTAATGAGTAAACAATATGGCAATGAAATCTTCCTGGCAAAGCTTATTGCTCAGGCATGTG TATCTATTCTTCCTAATTCTGGTCATTTCAATGTTGACAGCATCAGAGTATGCAAAATTTTG GGCTCTGGTATCTCTGCCTCTTCAGTCCTGCATGgtatggtttttaaaaaagaaactgaagGAGATGTTACTTCTGTCAAAGATGCCAAAATAGCTGTGTATTCCTGTCCTTTTGATGGCATGATAACTGAAACTAAG GGCACTGTATTGATAAAAACTGCTGACGAACTTAGGAATTTCAGCAAGGGAGAAGAAAATCTAATGGATCTGCAAGTCAAGGCAATTGCTGATGCTGGTGCAAATGTTGTAGTAACAGGTGGCAAAGTGGCAGACATGGCACTTCATTATGCCAATAAATACAATCTTATGTTAGTCAG gttgAACTCAAAATGGGATCTCAGGAGGCTGTGTAAAACGCTTGGCGCTACCGCTCTTCCCAAATTG ATTCCACCTACATTAGAAGAAATGGGTCATTGCGACAGTGTTTATTTGTCAGAGGTTGGGGATACACAAGTAGTTGTGTTTAAGCATG AAAAGGAAGATGGTGCCATTTCTACCATAGTAATCCGTGGATCTACAGATAATCTAATGGATGACATAGAGAGAGCTATAGATGATGGTGTTAATACTTTCAAAGTACTCACTAGG GATAAACGTCTTGTTCCTGGTGGTGGTGCAACAGAGATTGAGTTGGCCAAGCAGATAGCATCTTATGGAGAG ACATGTCCTGGGCTTGACCAGTATGCTATCAAGAAATTTGCTGAGGCATTTGAAGCCATTCCTCGAGCACTAGCAGAAAATTCGGGAGTAAAGGCCAATGAGGTTCTCTCCAAACTTTATGCAGTGCACcaagaaggcaacaaaaatgttggATTTGATATTGAG GCTGAAACTGCAGCTGTGAAGGATATGTTGGAAACTGGTGTGTTAGATACATATCTTGGAAAACACTGGGGTATTAAACTGGCTACAAATGCTGCAGTGACTGTGCTCAGAGTAGATCAG atcATCATGGCAAAACCAGCTGGTGGGCCCAAACCTCCGTCAGGAAAGAAAGATTGGGATGATGACCAAAGCGAATGA
- the CCT8 gene encoding T-complex protein 1 subunit theta isoform X1: MAMHVPKAPGFAQMLKEGAKHFSGLEEAVFRNIQACKELAQTTRTALGPNGMNKMVINHLEKLFVTNDAATILRELEVQHPAAKMIVMASHMQEQEVGDGTNFVLVFAGTLLELAEELLRMGLSVSEVIEGYEKACKKALEILPDLVCCSAKNLHDVEEVASLLHTSVMSKQYGNEIFLAKLIAQACVSILPNSGHFNVDSIRVCKILGSGISASSVLHGMVFKKETEGDVTSVKDAKIAVYSCPFDGMITETKGTVLIKTADELRNFSKGEENLMDLQVKAIADAGANVVVTGGKVADMALHYANKYNLMLVRLNSKWDLRRLCKTLGATALPKLIPPTLEEMGHCDSVYLSEVGDTQVVVFKHEKEDGAISTIVIRGSTDNLMDDIERAIDDGVNTFKVLTRDKRLVPGGGATEIELAKQIASYGETCPGLDQYAIKKFAEAFEAIPRALAENSGVKANEVLSKLYAVHQEGNKNVGFDIEAETAAVKDMLETGVLDTYLGKHWGIKLATNAAVTVLRVDQIIMAKPAGCPKAPKQQGHWDKDEWKD; the protein is encoded by the exons caTTTTTCAGGATTAGAAGAAGCTGTATTTAGGAACATACAGGCATGTAAGGAGCTTGCCCAAACAACCCGTACTGCTCTTGGACCAAATG GAATGAACAAAATGGTTATCAATCATCTTGAGAAGCTTTTCGTGACAAACGATGCTGCAACTATCTTAAGGGAGTTGGAG GTCCAACACCCTGCTGCAAAAATGATTGTAATGGCTTCCCATATGCAAGAGCAAGAAGTTGGAGATGGAACAAACTTTGTCCTTGTTTTTGCTGGAACCCTTCTTGAGCTAGCAGAGGAACTTCTGAGGATGGGACTTTCAGTTTCAGAG GTGATAGAAGGTTATGAAAAAGCTTGCAAGAAAGCCCTAGAAATTCTTCCTGACTTAGTATGCTGTTCTGCAAAGAATCTGCATGATGTTGAAGAAGTGGCATCTTTGCTGCACACCTCAGTAATGAGTAAACAATATGGCAATGAAATCTTCCTGGCAAAGCTTATTGCTCAGGCATGTG TATCTATTCTTCCTAATTCTGGTCATTTCAATGTTGACAGCATCAGAGTATGCAAAATTTTG GGCTCTGGTATCTCTGCCTCTTCAGTCCTGCATGgtatggtttttaaaaaagaaactgaagGAGATGTTACTTCTGTCAAAGATGCCAAAATAGCTGTGTATTCCTGTCCTTTTGATGGCATGATAACTGAAACTAAG GGCACTGTATTGATAAAAACTGCTGACGAACTTAGGAATTTCAGCAAGGGAGAAGAAAATCTAATGGATCTGCAAGTCAAGGCAATTGCTGATGCTGGTGCAAATGTTGTAGTAACAGGTGGCAAAGTGGCAGACATGGCACTTCATTATGCCAATAAATACAATCTTATGTTAGTCAG gttgAACTCAAAATGGGATCTCAGGAGGCTGTGTAAAACGCTTGGCGCTACCGCTCTTCCCAAATTG ATTCCACCTACATTAGAAGAAATGGGTCATTGCGACAGTGTTTATTTGTCAGAGGTTGGGGATACACAAGTAGTTGTGTTTAAGCATG AAAAGGAAGATGGTGCCATTTCTACCATAGTAATCCGTGGATCTACAGATAATCTAATGGATGACATAGAGAGAGCTATAGATGATGGTGTTAATACTTTCAAAGTACTCACTAGG GATAAACGTCTTGTTCCTGGTGGTGGTGCAACAGAGATTGAGTTGGCCAAGCAGATAGCATCTTATGGAGAG ACATGTCCTGGGCTTGACCAGTATGCTATCAAGAAATTTGCTGAGGCATTTGAAGCCATTCCTCGAGCACTAGCAGAAAATTCGGGAGTAAAGGCCAATGAGGTTCTCTCCAAACTTTATGCAGTGCACcaagaaggcaacaaaaatgttggATTTGATATTGAG GCTGAAACTGCAGCTGTGAAGGATATGTTGGAAACTGGTGTGTTAGATACATATCTTGGAAAACACTGGGGTATTAAACTGGCTACAAATGCTGCAGTGACTGTGCTCAGAGTAGATCAG ATTATTATGGCAAAACCAGCGGGCTGTCCAAAAGCCCCTAAACAACAAGGACACTGGGATAAGGATGAATGGAAAGATTAA